A single window of Coffea eugenioides isolate CCC68of chromosome 7, Ceug_1.0, whole genome shotgun sequence DNA harbors:
- the LOC113777326 gene encoding uncharacterized protein At4g04775-like, which translates to MPRSNPIPPMCGCGLSTILKTSWTPRNPGRRYAECPVAQVMDSSNLVKLLVIDEGCKYWKWIDEEMCPRSVEIIPGLLRRINQMEKQLTNAEESAQKWECKAAKLQTKVRRLEIMMQQHASRERKFAAALAITYGFVLAVFAVWVFGNLGNNDLLQLPQKDVL; encoded by the exons ATGCCAAGATCAAATCCAATACCTCCAATGTGTGGCTGCGGATTGAGTACCATTCTGAAAACGTCATGGACTCCACGGAATCCAGGTCGAAGATATGCGGAATGTCCAGTTGCTCAGGTAATGGATAGCAGTAATTTAGTGAAGTTGTTAGTAATTGATGAG GGATGCAAGTATTGGAAATGGATAGATGAAGAAATGTGTCCGCGTTCAGTGGAGATTATACCTGGGTTGCTTCGGCGAATCAATCAAATGGAGAAACAGCTCACAAATGCCGAAGAGTCTGCACAAAAGTGGGAGTGCAAAGCAGCAAAATTGCAGACAAAGGTTCGAAGGTTGGAAATTATGATGCAACAACATGCATCAAGGGAGAGGAAGTTTGCTGCAGCTCTTGCAATCACCTATGGCTTTGTGTTAGCAGTATTTGCAGTCTGGGTGTTTGGAAATTTAGGAAATAATGATCTATTGCAATTACCCCAGAAAGATGTATTATAA
- the LOC113777328 gene encoding B3 domain-containing transcription factor VRN1-like — MATNQRGNKRSLDQALNHQAKKPPHFFKVVLSPMDRGIKIPTAFMRDYGESLEQVVVLKVPTGASWPIELLQTEFGTWLDKGWKDFAEYYSIRECHFLVFKYGGDSQFQVIIFDPSASEIEYRLEDPEDHGKHDHKNQLPMRRRTMFQKSDEVESDDDSFEILGEASAAASCHTKQRRKSAQIHEEQDSDSRKNENVEKLEVDVNPPQKMIKKESSEGVPSTRQSAIAKSEKVIDKDKFISYQRAKTFTSDNPFFISFMQPSYVTYSCKLFFSPVFAKKYLKECKHWDMELRVSEGTKIWPVTCYIYTTKAKIKRGWEEFVLDNNLMVGDVCVFELMKDNRMFNVTIYRRN; from the exons ATGGCTACTAACCAAAGAGGAAACAAGAGATCTCTCGACCAGGCCCTCAATCATCAGGCCAAGAAGCCTCCACATTTCTTCAAAGTTGTGCTTTCTCCTATGGACCGAGGCATA AAAATCCCAACCGCATTTATGAGAGATTATGGAGAGAGTTTGGAGCAGGTTGTGGTTTTGAAGGTTCCAACTGGAGCTTCGTGGCCAATAGAATTGCTCCAGACTGAATTTGGCACTTGGTTGGACAAAGGGTGGAAGGATTTTGCAGAGTATTATTCCATTAGAGAATGCCATTTCTTGGTGTTTAAATACGGTGGGGATTCCCAGTTCCAAGTTATCATATTCGATCCATCTGCTTCAGAAATCGAATATCGTCTCGAAGACCCTGAGGATCATGGTAAGCATGATCATAAGAACCAGCTGCCGATGAGGAGGAGGACCATGTTTCAGAAATCTGATGAAgttgaatctgatgatgattcCTTTGAAATACTGGGGGAAGCTTCAGCTGCTGCATCATGCCATACCAAACAGAGGCGAAAATCAGCTCAGATTCATGAGGAACAAGATTCTGATAGCAGAAAAAATGAGAATGTTGAAAAATTGGAAGTAGATGTCAATCCACCTCAGAAGATGATCAAAA AAGAAAGTTCTGAAGGAGTGCCCAGTACTCGTCAATCTGCAATTGCCAAAAGTGAAAAAGTGATTGATAAAGACAAGTTTATATCTTACCAAAGAGCAAAAACTTTCACGTCTGACAATCCCTTCTTCATAAGTTTCATGCAACCATCTTATGTCACTTATTCATGCAAGCTG TTCTTTTCACCGGTCTTTGCCAAGAAATATCTCAAGGAATGCAAGCATTGGGATATGGAGCTTCGTGTCTCAGAGGGGACCAAAATATGGCCTGTCACATGTTATATTTATACAACAAAAGCGAAAATTAAGCGAGGTTGGGAGGAGTTTGTGCTGGATAACAACCTAATGGTAGGTGATGTTTGTGTATTTGAATTGATGAAGGACAATCGAATGTTCAACGTCACTATATAccgaagaaattga